The Leguminivora glycinivorella isolate SPB_JAAS2020 chromosome 2, LegGlyc_1.1, whole genome shotgun sequence DNA window AGCGTGTTGTATCCAAGTCACAGAACACtgataaaataaaacgaaaacgaaacattttatcaagaaataaaacttattgtctattttatgtagatattttaatcAATCAACAGTCAATTCTTTCAAACGACATATGAAAATACTCGTAGTATTTCCTATACTCATGCAataacaaaaactaaaaaataacaGTCTTGCGCATATACTTAAAGTACATGTTAGGAAATACTTatgtgtaggtatattattcTATTCAAAGCACTTGCTGATAGGAACCCTGAGGAGAAACCTTACAATTATTAGAAAATTAACatttaatattatgaaatataaataagaCTCTTACTGAAGGAGTCgaaaaaaataagataaaaaaCATACCATTTCTAAAGTATCTTAAGAACAAAAAATCATGTCTTTTTAACAGTGAACAAAAAATAACAGTTTTGCGCGTATACTTAAAGTACATGTTGGGAAATACTTatgtgtaggtatattattcTATTCAAAGCACTTGCTGATAGGAACCCTGAGGAGAAACCTTACAATTATTagaaaattaacattttatattattaaatataaataagactTTTACTGCAGGAGTCgaaaaaaataagataaaaaaCATACCATTTCCAAAGTATCTTAAGAACAAAAAATCATGTCTTTTTAACAGAACAAAAAATATCTCATGGAACAATAAAATTTAGCAACGGCGCAATATTGCAAAACAATATTCTAAACGAAGAAACTAAACAATGCATTGCAAAATTAACCTATTCATTCAGAGGTCAAATACCTTTATGTAAAGCTTTACACGTTTTCAATCAGTAAGGAGGTACATACCTACGTATTTCGTTAATGACTAGTGTGTTTATAACTCCCAGAATAAATGATACATTTGTTAACCAGTAAATATATTGCTTTTGCGACCAACATATCTTATGTACATTGCCTTTATTCCCATTTGTAACCCAGTGTTAcaataaatgtacctacattgAAACAGTTGATTGCTAACCAATCAAACGTTTGCTTACAAATTGGTAAGGTAGGCAGGTAAGGCGAGGCTGTATGAAATAGCACAACTTGTTAAAACTAGTAAAATCAAAGTTTTGTAATaatcagaaacgtctgcaatgcAAAACGctatcaaaaataaatagacaccAAATTAATCTGGAATTTATAACTTACACTTTCAAAGATACCACAACTACGACTACTCTTCATCCGTCAAATGGTTATGTTCGTTCTTAGTCTTGACGATGACATCTTTCTCTGTATAGATGGTGGCGCCGCAGCGGCGGTGGCTGCAGTACCAGCGACACTGCTTGGCCctgccggcgccggcgccgccgccgctggCGAGCCAGAACGTCTGCTTGCCGATGATGATAGTCCTGTTGCCTCTGCGGGTCTGACCGAATACCGGCACTGGAAATGTAAAGTAAGCAATCTAGCGGGTGcaaaagtaaacaattaaataatacttaTGCAAACTAAAATTTACCTACGACACGATCTAATACCATAGAATAAACGgaagtatgtacataaaaaaaaaacttctacaAACAACTAAACCGGCAACTACTACAATTTTACTGATTAAATTAATGAAACAAATTTCAGAATCTAATTTTATTCAGGAAATGAACACAAACTTAAAGGTCAATCCTACTCTACTCGTAACATAAAACTTCTCCTTTTAGttaaaatattcataatttatAACAAAAACCGAATAATCCGAATTCGTGCAAACTATGTGCTTTTCATTAGCAATAAGCATAAGTTTAAGCAAAAGAATACAAATGACACCCGAAAATTAGAAATTGATACATATATGCAACATGCGATCACTAGGAATTCTCTGTAAGTTTTTATCCTAGCCTGTAAGAAATTAAATAAGGTCCCACTTAGTAAAATAGAATGCCCACCACTCCCAGCATGGACATGAGACGAGGCAGTGGGGGCTCAGTACTGGTCCGTCAGCACACTCAGCGCCCGTCTTCCGACAGGCGAAATGGGCACGGGGCGAGCCAGTGGGGCTCAGTGCTGGTGCTCGTTGGCGGTGCGCACGATGACGTCGTCGAGCGTGGAGAGCGCAGCGCGGCAGCACACCCAGCGCCGGCTGCGCCCGTCCTCCGACAGGCGGCATGGGCACGGGGCGAGCCGGTGGGCTCAGTGCTGGTGCTCGTTGGCGGTGCGCACGATGACGTCGTCGAGCGGTGGACGGGGCGAGCGCAGTGCTGGTGCTCGTTGACGGTGCGCGATGCGTCGCGAGCACACGCCAGCGCCGGGCAGCGCCGGCGCCCGTCCTCCGACAGGCGGCATGGGCACGGGGCGAGCCGGTGGGCTCAGTGCTGGTGCTCGTTGGCGGTGCGCACGATGACGTCGTCGAGCGTGGAGAGCGCAGCGCGGCAGCACACCCAGCGCCGGCTGCGCCCGTCCTCCGACAGGCGGCATGGGCACGGGGCGAGCCGGTGGGCTCAGTGCTGGTGCTCGTTGGCGGTGCGCACGATGACGTCGTCGAGCGTGGAGAGCGCAGCGCGGCAGCACACCCAGCGCCGGCTGCGCCCGTCCTCCGACAGGCGGCATGGGCACGGGGCGAGCCGGTGGGCTCAGTGCTGGTGCTCGTTGGCGGTGCGCACGATGACGTTGTCGAGCGTGGAGAGCGCAGCGCGGCAGCACACCCAGCGCCGGCTGCGCCCGTCCTCCGACAGGCGGCATGGGCACGGGGCGAGCCGGTGGGCTCAGTGCTGGTGCTCGTTGACGGTGCGCACGATGACGTCGTCGAGCGTGGAAAATGCAGCGCGGCAGCACACCCAGCGCCGGCTGCGACCGTCCTTGGACAAGCGAAATGGGCACGGGGCGAGCCAGTGGGGCTCAGTGCTGGTGCTCGTTGGCGGTGCGCACGATGACGTCGTCGAGCGTGGAGAGCGCAGCGCGGCAGCCGGCGCGGCAGCACACCCAGCGCCGGCTGCGACCGTCCTTCGACACGCGGTACCGAGAGAACCGGTACGACCCCAGCTCTATCTGAGGCGTGCCGAATCGTGTCGTACTGAACACCACTGAAGGGAAGGGGAAAGGGAAATGTAAGGAACGAAGTGGAAAGGCCAGGTGAACAGTAATTGCTAAAGTCAGTGAATCGATATAACATAACTAGATTGTGATTACACTGACACACTTTTTACAACTACAATTCAACAACACATACATTACAACCCAAATAAAGAACAATTGGCTAGGATAAAAACTTGATAGGACtagcaaataatttatttatcacccgaaatacaaaaatatataattcaaATTAACACATCTATCGACTAGTCTATATAGTTAAATAGTAATAAGATTCATTAAtctacattttatattttaaagaagtaCATCGATTTTCTAATGCTTAGGTTCACAAAGTTGGTACCTTAAAAATCTGCTATATCTCACCCTATCCAGCGTTGtccttaattaattaaaaaccgacaacaagtttgtcagtaaaagGCGCAGAATAAATACCTTATAAAAATGTACAGTACAATGCCTCTTTACGCCTACATTTTGCTTTTGAAAGCTGACTTAAATGGCAcactataattatgtttaatccTATGTACTTACATAATAAACGTATTTGCTTATTGCAAATACCTTTTGACTTTATTTTTCTTCCCCATGGTAGACTTTATTCATTAAGTGGtatataaggtgcattagggtaattccgaataacagaaatgctctggtaattccgaaaggggaatcttgatatgatggaaataatggtgatttttacctatgcgactttcgtaattcgacgactttcggaattaccctaatgcaccttatataAATAATTCGGTACCTTAGGTATATCCATTATTTTCATCAGCATcaactaataataatttttgataAAATGTTTGGTAAAGTTCTTATTATGTACGTGTACCTATACTAATTACTAATACATCACAATGAAAATTATTACATAGATCAGATCAAAAAACACAGGTtgaaaaccctaaaaataatttcatttttatatacaatgcaaAAATCACTTATAAAAcctaaagtaaagtaaagtaaatatttattgcgAACCATGGTATGTACAATTGATGGTgttacaatatatatataaaaaaatcacatgGACCCCGGTGGAGTGTAGCAAAAACCTAACTTAAGTACTTTATGGAATGGTAAAGTAATAGAAAAtcacacaaaaaataaatacaaaataaaaattaaactacgAATCTATCAAGATTGGGACAAAGATATGATTTCAGTCACATTTTAATTCTTATGAGCTTAAGGGTCCGTTGCACCAAACTGTCCAATTCCGAATTGAGCATTcgtgatgtgtctgttaacagtggttgatgcaactggccctaagtaaaaattgtttctaCCGTGTATTACTGATGTAGGCTACCTCCTCATAATACCTTCCTCTTTACTTAGTAGCACCTATCATCTGGAAAGATGTTGTGGccaaatgatgatgatgatagagTTGGCTTTGATATGACCAGCCTCTCTTATTCTCAACAAGTTCGTCATTTTAGCCTCTGAGGGgtattatgtataatttaaGATAGGCTAATGGTTGTGCTCATTCTTAGTGTGGACGATGACGTCATCGAGCGTAGTGATGGAGGCGCGGCACTCCTTGCGGTACTGCGTGCAGATCCAGCGCACCTTGCCGCGCTTGCCCGCCTTGCCGGTCTTGTGGAAGCGGTACGGCCCGATCTCGATCATCGGGTTGCCGGTCCGCGTCGAACCGAATACGGGCACTGAAAATAAACTCATCTTAGTGTCCTACTCAAAATATAGCACAGAGTTGCCATGCAAACGCGCAATGCACAAACACATCCTTCAGGGAAATTCTAAATACATACAATTATCGGTAATAATCCGGTCGGGGAAGAAACATAGGTACATTACAGTAAAATACAGtttatttttacatacagacatacatatgtaggtacttacttattacGTAAAGAtttgataataataaaagtataaatTACGGTAAAAACGAAAATTCTCATTTACTAAGCGTGTGTCTAAGTACACTTCTGCATGGAGCGGAAACCTGGACATCGCATCGTACGCAAAACAAGAACGCCGGCTCCTTCTGTACTCCTTTCACATGCCCTTTTTGCGGAGCATACTGGGAATCACATGGAAAGATCGCGAGACAAATAAGTCTATTCTAGCCGAGGcacagcttcctagtatcacagccatactaaaTAAGAGGCGACAgaggtggctcgggcatgtgtacCGAATGGAGCTGACTCGTTTACCAGTCAAATCCTGCTGGGagaggttgcagatgcaaagagaccggtcggacggccaatgctgcgctttaaagataGCGTGATGCGTGACATGGCCACATTTGATGTTCCATGCAACCAGCATGGAATATGCAACCAGTGGCAGCGACTGGTCgaagaccgacccacgtggcgtcgtgttgtccatgacggtcaatccaagcacgacaatgcctcgttctcctccttgaatgataaacgcatgaggcgtcacgagctagcttctaacccccgcccatctgggggagcatacacctgccgtgtgtttggaagagggatcctctctcgaattagGCTATACAGCCaagaacgtaagtgtcgcaaggatgctgccttaatcatctgttatagatgcaaaggcctgttataCATTAATATAGTTTACTTCTAGGTACATAAGGCACAAATATATTAATCtattttcatgaatatttataTAACTTGCCTACCATGATACTTCTATGTTTCTTTAAATATAGCATATTGACTCTTCCGCATGTTCTGAAAACTCCGCATACGTACTTACGTACAACTTTCTGTGGGTAGTCTACGCCGTCCAGTTTGCGCAGGCCACCGGGACTTGTTTACGTCGACAACTACTTGACATATGTTGTACCAGTACGTAACTATTATgtactaaaatatatttatagccTGTTATTTCTGTCACATATTCTGCAAGTTCCGCAAACGTAAAACGTTCTTCTGAACTTTCTGCGTGTGGTCATGTTCGTTCAAAGCCTTTACGATTACGCCGTCCAGTGTGGTGAGGGTGGCTTTGCAGCCGTAAGGCTTCTTCACGCAGGTCCAGCGGGTCTTGGCTCCGATGACGTTCACCCGGTTAAACCGGGCCGCGCCCAGTTGGAGGACATGGTTACCATGGCAGGTTATTTCAAAAACTGCTGCTGAAAGTTAATTACGATTATTAAGGCCTGTGAAAACGGAGTCCTTGAATATGGGGTTCtctctatttggcatacctctaattgtccgaaacgattttcgcatactagggccatttttttcaaagttgtccaccccacttttttttgtatttggaattttttatgtggtttccactcagaatcgcgagctctttcaatcctgataggagaaaaaaagtgtcccaaggtttttttcccattccgttaccattttttcatacattttgtatggcggtaacggaatggaaggtttgaaaaaatgtatggaaatcttgggacattttttttttctcctatcaggatcgaaagagctctcgattctgagtatgaatcgcgtataaaatacccatgttacaaaaaaagtggggtggacaactttgaaaaaaatggcccactaaCAGGCTTCGCATAATCGGTTTTCGACGAATGTTGATATGAcagaaaacttatttttcaTAATCTAAAGTAACACGAATATTACTTTATcaaaaataagttcgcatacaatttttttttagatttagatttatttattgaacataGTTACTTACAGTTTCAACCAATACACCTACACATTAACAATACATGCAATACCTctataatacaaaatataaaaacatgcttatataaatgtaaaaacaAGATCCAAATGTAATTagacaaataattaaaaaaaaatggaaaaatattgtTCACGCCGATTgtatttatgattaaaattgaTTCGCATAATTTTATtcggcatatttcttaaaaccACTGCTGGATGGGCTCTTAAATGCTATCAGGAgagttggttaggttagaactgcaacatgaTTTTAGTACCTaagataaaaattctgcgtggtAAATTTCGAATAAACAATGTTATGGACAAATCATTTATGCTTAGAAACCATTCGGCAAATAACCTTTATTTATGCACGCAATATATtcagacaaacaaaaatattccTCGACAAATTATGTATATAACTATAccatgccataacagattatgcgaaacgTATTATGCCAATATCCTAAAAAGAATTATTGATTAAAAAATTATGCCAAAGGCAAACAAGGGGAACCATTTATATGTATCCTTTATAATAATAATCACATaataaaacaagtaaaaattcaAGGAATATATTAAGGCAAGGggctttatatatatttttttgggtTCCTTGCCCAttattatttaatcgtatggcgatATGTACAAATAGGCAAAATAAAAGATTATAAGGCAACATCCAAGTCTTGCAACCACTGCACAGCGTTGGGCGTCAAGTCCAGCAGATCATGCGGGCTACCCGAATATGCGCGAAGTGGGCACCGCTGTATGACGTGCTCCATGATCTGGTCCTCGGTGCCGCAGTCGCACAGCGCGGAGTCTCTCCATCCCCACTTATGCCGGAAAAAGTTGCATCGTCCGTGCCCGGTTCTTAGGCGGTTTAATTGACACTATAGTTTCCTGGAGAGGTTGGTGTCCTTGTTCATGGATGTCGGGTCGATGTTCACAGCTGGGGTACCGTCAGCTTGCCTCATCCATTCTTGTTTCCAAAGCTGCAGTGCATCGAAGGAACTTTGTGTGAGTGTTGCAGCAGCTGCGTAGGCCCGGCGACGGGACTTACCTGTCTCGTTAAAGGCGGGTTGACAAACTCCTGATGCATTGCCGAATCCTACCTTCACATTTGAGAAGGAAACAAGCGCTGATAAGGGAAACTGAGAAAATAAAATCAACTCTTTTCCTCCTTGCCCATATTATGCTCATaaactctaagaacaaattaaattattttcatagaaaatattttaacttgtattttttaagtagtaacaccactattatgttataaacattaaatatatgtcatatacaaagaaaaagtgaccaaggcctccagtgttccgagctggaatcgaaccagcgtactccgcttaccgggcgaatgcctgaaccactcggccatcggtgcacgaaggcaagggtcgaaatttccaagcatatgacatttccgaaggctcgtggcgccctctgccatccctgaggtagaacaatgtggttcgacctcctagctgaatcaactcaggtgattacaaGCTAGCGAAACGCTGCCATtcatactctaagaacaaattaaattatttttcttcgtgcaccgatggccgagtggttcaggcattcgcccggtaagcggagtacgctggttcgattccagctcggaacactgaaggtcttggtcactttttctttgtatatgacatttatttaatgtttatgctcatatactttaattaataaaaaaacctaTGCAATATCGTCAAAACcctaaattaaaaataggtgtATAATAAATGGCAATGCACTATTTTTAATAAGaagaaaaatacaataaattttattgtcATATAAAACAATCAaagtaaaaatatacctacacaaGAGACACTGAACATaacctacttacaaaataaaacttaaagtaaTGAACgaaaactacctaaaaataaaacttaaaataataaaccttgcaggcagcattcccgcgctgtattgcgTTGCGATTGCAATCCTTTGCGCGAGAAAACTGCCCGCGCGAGGGTCCCCCGTTGACTCCCTCAACCGCCTGCCCAGCTCTCTGCAGAGCCCGCGCGCACCGCCACCCCACGGACCGAGTGTCTCGACAAAAATActattaatacaaatttacccCGTATTTTAACGTCACTTTATTTCTTCggctttttcattttcaacagCCAGTCTGGTTCCATCCAGTTGGGCTTTTTGTGGACATGGTCGCTCATCATTTCGACGAATACTCCATTTTCAGTTACTATTTTGGATTTGCACCCGATTGATCTCTTGGCGCAGTACCAATTCCTTCTGCCGGGTTTGCTTGACGGGCAGGAATGGTACCGATGGGGGCCCAAAATGAAAAACGGATTACCCTTCTTGGTGTAACAAAGACGTGCCTCTGAAAACAAATCCTTCAGTCAATATCCTTATATTAGGAAAATTCCTTAATTTTCCTATTAAATTTAATCGTAATATACCataaatttacattatttacatgtcaaaataaaatatacattaactttccttaaattctcaaggctgatttttacatatatgtaatagaaaagactggatatatgtaatttatttatttttatttatttattagtaaaaacatgtttacatgaccttacagtaaaaccaatgcgtcacgaaacttagataacaaaaaacacagaaaataaagaaaacaaaactaaaaataaaattaaacaattgatttgggcgatgacgtcacagcgtggctccgttgcgtcgtttgccccggtgtgggatttggcaggttgccccggaaccgccgaaaaaccacacctttcggccagaagtctgcgctcgcgatggtgtcctgcagcggccgcggcacgcgcacaacgaacgagctgaagtgcacgtagtgacgcgactgcagctgttgcaccctcagcgtgtagccagtcttccggcgaacgtagtccaccacctcgtcggacatggcggagtaatgcaggcgagacacgtagagcgccctactcggtgtggcaatccgtagaccagaattcaccggttccgcagagccacacatagtcttgcgagccgctctgcgcgccttgctcttcttttcCACCAATGTGAACCCCTCTTCATCCACATTGGTGCGGGAAGTATTTTCCTTGGCAGGTGCCCGTACTTCACATCCCTTTGTAGTTGGTGCATTGACCCGGCTAGTCGCAGTAGACCGGCCGGCAGTGACGTCAGCGTATGCACGCTGACACCGTGATTTCGACGAAATAAAAAAGGATTCGATAATCatcgggccgaactaggtaatatgcagacattaaatgTCGATACCAACTCCAAATTTATTATCTCAAAGTTTCATCCTTTGAGTCTACCTATGACCACGAatgtcgggttaaatataaacgtaagttttacgcgactACGACCCGTGTAAATTTAATaagagtgaagatcgtgttagtctaaatcaatataaaatgaggaaggtctggcgacTATAAGCTCAATTTTTTATGTTAAACATCATCAATGTATTAGTAATGAAGTCTTAATAATTCAATAACAcatttttaggtatttatacTTAGTTTGCTTCCTCAAAACGTACACAATTTACGAGAAggattttttttgccaacccaATGTCCTACAGCTATCGCAGAAatcgactgtgagatatgggttCTATTGTGGCGTAGACGAAGAACTATTAGCAACTTGTTACTGCATTGTCACACtaacgttttatttttaaacctcTTAATTGCTAAGTtccactgaaacttgagcacaCTGCCTCATGGCGTAAATATTACTCGAAATTTGAAATGTCGTAAGGGACAAACTCTTAGTTATCAGGGGAGCCAGAAAACAaaattcaatatttaaaaaatcatacataactTGGAAACCACATACTCGTACTTACAAGTATGacaatagaaaaaaattaacacTTTTAGAATATCTTTTTTGCCTTAATTTATTAAGTAACTAAATAATTATCAATAAATCCCTCAGTTTAGGAGATAGTGCCTCTTACGACAAAAATATTTCCGTTAATTGCTACATACGACAAAAAATACCGTGTGTTGGATGTCGTTTATACTTGGTACTTAAACACTACAAAAACATTAGTtagtttacataaaataaacacTTTTAAGCAATGCAAAGCAATCGGCACGTCAATCATTTTATCTTATGAGTTTTTACAACAGtcaatatacatatttaccttattacttattaagtttCTTAAGTTTATTCTTGGTTTTTTACTAATTTTATAAGAAGTAGAAGAAACCAGAAATGACATATGCACTTaaaggtgctgttacacgggcaacacatcCAGCAATTCACATCACATACCGTTGAAGCGTTCGCTCCATATGGTGCatattgaacaaacgcggcaattgtatgtgaattgctggcaattgtgttgcccgtgcaCTGCCCATGTAACAGCACCGTAGGAGGCACGGTTTACAGATTACAtgaatttaatgttttaattaaaagtcaTAACATATAATACAAACATTTTGACACATACATTATGTATAAACCTATCCAATCGTAAGTATATCGCTCTCTAGACCTGTTTAAATTGGTAGTTTCATCTTGTAGGCGTCATGTACATGCTCGCTCCTGATATCGACAAATTCTCCATTCTCTGTTATTATCCTGGATTTGCACCCATTCTTAGTGCAGTACCAGTACCAACGTGTTTTTGAGTCTTGGTTTGTACCTGACCTGTGGTACCGATAAGGGCCCAAAATCAGTACCGGGTTACCTTTACTGGTGTAACTAAGACGTGCCCCTAAAAACAAATCATTTGGTTATTTTAGGGAATTGAtctaacaataaaaatattattgtctATAGAAGAATTGATCTTTGAAGTGTGGACTGCCGTGACGGCCAAAATCTCTTCAGAGATTATGTTTCGTTGGCTGAATATTCACaatatattcataatattcacaCGCCTTACGCAGgcaaattatgaatattatggaatggcagataaaattttataaaaaaggcaAGTTCTATGATCACGCTACATTGCGCAGGCCAGGACGGGCTTGCTATATTATTGGTAATTCATTACACTAGATAGatagttttcttttatttcgtcTGCTAGTGTAGCagtcaaataacaaaaaataacaaacaaaggcCTTGCGCAGGCTTGTTATTTGTTGGGTAAGTAGAAATACTTAcacgtcttgcgcagacggAAGTTTAAAAACAAATCATTTGGTTATTTTAGGGAATTGAtctaacaataaaaatattattgtctATAGAGCAATCACTGTTACACGCCATAGAGTTACTTGCTTTAGTCTTTATAAAGGACGCCAGGTGTGAGGAGGATATCGTAAAACTTTTTTGATTACCGGAATGTCCGTcacgttttattatttataatcgaacggtaaaaccgttaaaatatgaaatattttgtaaaataatatttttatttacaaaaaattcTGCCCGGTCTTTGAAGTGTGGACTGTTTAGTCTTTATAAAGGACGCCAGGTGTGAGGAGGATATCGTAAAACTTTTTTTGATTACAATTATTTAATCACATTTAAAATGCAGATCGATCTGTTATACAAACATAATCCTTTTTTTTTCTCCCTggatattgatatttttaaataccgtaGCATAGCCTGTGGTCAATGTGCATGTCACTGAATCAGAATATTTTCAATAATTGTCATTCAGGGAGAAGGTTTCTTTCCTAATTATAAtactaaaattaattatttttcacaGATCACGGTTTTCTGTGCGGTTCACTCATATAGATTAATTATaacattattacaatacaataaaatacagtCCAAAGGGTATATAGAGCTACAAGCAACATGCAATACGCTTCACTATACGTGATAGTACGGTAAGGTCAAAAACTTTAGTATGTAGATAATGTACAAAACTACACAATACACAAGTGATGTGTTTTATTAGAGTTTTGTACCAGAAAGGTACAAAAGGAGCCCTTGTTATCAATTGTTTTGGTTTTCGTGGATAGATGGATACATGAAacgagtacatacatacaatacactAGGGTTGACATTGACACATTCATATCTCATATCTCATAAATAGACAAATAGAATAATACTACCGTTTTGTTACTAAACAAGTAAACAATAAAACTCGTAGCTGCAGGCAAACGAGTTGTGTTTGtcagataattatttattttcaggtaGGTGTCTCGCTGGTGGACGTAGGCTTGCCCCGCTTTCTCCCGCGCGCCCCGACAGGCGGGTGCTTGTGGACGTTGGTAATCTCCACGAAGCGCCAGTACTTGCCCTCGCTCTCTTCAGTCAGGATTCTGGCTTTGCAGCCGGCCACCTTCTTCGTGCAGTACCAGTACCAACGCGAAATGCCGTCTTTGTCTTCTTTGGCGTTACCCAATCTGTTGAACCGGTAAGGACCTAAGGAAAGGGCTGGATTTCCCTTTTTAGTGTAATGAATCCTTGCCCCTGAAAATCggtatttgattaaaaaaaactatttttaaatttacgaCATTCATTGCCATTGTTCAGTAGGTACTATAATAAT harbors:
- the LOC125235218 gene encoding forkhead box protein Q1-like codes for the protein MPPVGGRAQPALGVLPRCALHARQRHRAHRQRAPALSPPARPVPMPPVGGRAQPALGVLPRCALHARRRHRAHRQRAPALSPPARPVPMPPVGGRAQPALGVLPRCALHARRRHRAHRQRAPALSPPARPVPMPPVGGRAPALPGAGVCSRRIAHRQRAPALRSPRPPLDDVIVRTANEHQH